Proteins from one Nerophis lumbriciformis linkage group LG16, RoL_Nlum_v2.1, whole genome shotgun sequence genomic window:
- the LOC133617116 gene encoding uncharacterized protein isoform X1, translating to MEMGSADQAQELVNFHNQSPPKKNSKQMEFSISHSFNFVKSSRVLHFTPSLERDKDRSNLLSVVKRFGQPTYTLFLPTDAFIEMNSLRDAQKVVENYSSNILRINDNILKVSFSAEYSSLLKISSAQQYREESTKRTKSRHDDSPSKKRKREEARSKSRESEASSMSRERKARSKSQERKARSKSRERKARSKSRERKARSKSVERKAEFQERKRKEEEPDTESSSASTAALLKPSEDVCDDKVQHALEEERFSGEDSDIEGMEVIGEDGEPLDEDDLETLEEAEEEMDTDEIDTEDCSSKIEGEKEEAKADDGKLDEEQHSNGKEKTNNERVADFPVDLDDCITLDEVGEVQSSDKGEEDENVQQKSRVVSILHLPNNYYKAKDFIDLFKRHGKPGRRFILQGQHRAFMEMSSHAEALRAVRKLKVFFKRQCHVFVSKKYPRLDCGTEIDDELQHLIGSSRPRNQHRDKDESKRGRKESPTLSQEKKKSSQKTPEREASNKKAQEKQSASKKTSEIESKSAKSQEIESKSRKTLASESKSGKCQKKQSSGRKEDSLEGDKTQDKVPESKKTLDKDLEPGKSQKKQSSGRKGDSSEGEKTQDKVSESKKTLYKDLEPGKSQKKQSSGRKEDSSEGEKTQDKVSESKKTLDKDLESGKSQKKHPSGRKEDSSEDEKIQNKVSEFRKTMDNELESGKSQKKLSSDRKEDSSEGEKTQDKVSESKKTLDKDLESGKSQKKQSSGRNEDSSEGEKTQDKVSESKKTLDKELESGKSQKKQSSRQKEDSTEGEKIQDKVPESKKTLNKDLESGKSQKKQSSGRKEDSSEGEKTQDKVSESKKTLDKELESGKSQKKQSSGRKEDSSEDEKIQNKVSEFRKTMDNELESGKSQKKHPSGRKEDSSEGEKTQDKVSESKKTLDKDLESGKSQKKHPSGRKEDSSEDEKIQNKVLEFRKTMDNELESGKSQKKLSSDRKEDSSEGEKTQDKVSESKKTLDKDLESGKSQKKQSSGRNEDSSEGEKTQDKVSESKKTLDKELESGKSQKKQSSGQKEDSTEGEKIQDKVPESKKTLNKDLESGKSQKKQSSGRKEDSSEGEKTQDKVSESKKTLDKELESGKNQKKQSSGQKEDSTEGEKIQDKVPESKKTLNKDLESGKSQKKQSSGRKEDSSEGEKTQDKVSESKKTLDKELESGKSQKKQSSGQKEDSTEGEKIQDKVSESKKTLNKDLESEKSHKKQSSGQKEDSLKGEKSQDKVSDDRKTLDKDLESGKSQMKLSSGRKEDSSEGEKTQDKVSESTKSMVTESEGEKSQKRKRDNVSSKDIEHPEGIDSWKHNQSLECGPCEKRNAPLEDDSVPAKVRKGEQRSRTLGESPEKRVQNPSEAQSDQKTADGPSGAPTAPLLPVGTEFVRPVVGYFCNLCQLIYAEEDEAKVQHCSSRQHHDKYQEKMKIVS from the exons AGGATCAATGACAACATCCTAAAAGTTTCTTTCTCTGCAGAATACTCAAGTCTCTT GAAAATTTCTTCTGCTCAGCAGTACAGAGAAGAATCAACCAAGAGAACAAAGAGCAGACATGATGACAGCCCATCCAAGAAAAGGAAGAGAGAAGAGGCCAGGTCCAAGTCTCGAGAGAGTGAGGCCAGTTCCATGTCCCGGGAGAGGAAGGCCAGGTCCAAGTCCCAGGAGAGGAAGGCCAGGTCCAAGTCCCGGGAGAGGAAGGCCAGGTCCAAGTCTCGGGAGAGGAAAGCCAGGTCTAAGTCAGTGGAAAGAAAGGCCGAGTTTCAAGAGaggaagagaaaagaagaggagcctGACACTG AGTCCAGTTCTGCTTCTACTGCAGCTCTGCTAAAACCCTCAGAAGATGTATGTGATGACAAAGTCCAGCACGCCTTGGAAGAAGA GAGATTTTCTGGAGAGGACAGCGACATTGAGGGGATGGAGGTCATTGGTGAGGATGGAGAACCCTTGGATGAGGATGATCTGGAAACTTTGGAGGAAGCTGAAGAAGAAATGGACACAGACGAAATTGATACTGAAGACTGCTCGTCAAAAATTGAAG GTGAAAAAGAGGAAGCGAAGGCTGATGATGGGAAGCTCGACGAAGAGCAACATTCTAACGGCAAAGAAAAGACCAACAACGAG CGGGTAGCAGACTTCCCAGTGGACTTGGACGACTGCATCACTCTGGATGAAGTAGGAGAGGTGCAGAGCAGCGACAAAG GAGAAGAAGATGAGAACGTGCAG CAGAAGTCTCGAGTGGTCTCCATACTGCATCTGCCGAATAACTATTACAAAGCCAAAGACTTCATCGATCTTTTTAAAAGACACGGGAAGCCGGGGCGCCGCTTCATTTTGCAAGGTCAACACAGG GCCTTCATGGAGATGTCGAGCCACGCAGAGGCTTTGAGAGCCGTCCGTAAACTAAAGGTTTTCTTCAAGAGGCAATGTCATGTATTTGTCTCCAAAAAATATCCACGCCTGGACTGCGG GACGGAGATTGATGACGAGCTCCAGCACTTGATTGGCAGTAGCAGGCCGCGCAACCAGCACAGAGACAAAGATGAGTCGAAACGTGGAAGAAAGGAGTCGCCCACATTGTCTCAGGAGAAAAAAAAGAGCTCTCAAAAGACTCCAGAAAGGGAAGCTTCAAACAAAAAGGCACAAGAGAAACAATCAGCATCTAAAAAGACTTCAGAGATTGAATCGAAGTCTGCCAAGAGTCAGGAGATTGAGTCAAAATCCAGAAAAACTTTGGCAAGTGAGTCAAAGTCTGGGAAGTGCCAGAAGAAGCAGTCTTCCGGTAGGAAGGAGGATAGTTTAGAGGGTGACAAGACTCAGGACAAAGTACCAGAGTCCAAAAAGACTTTGGATAAAGACTTGGAGCCTGGGAAGAGCCAGAAGAAGCAGTCTTCTGGTAGGAAGGGGGATAGTTCAGAGGGTGAGAAGACTCAGGACAAAGTATCAGAGTCCAAAAAGACTTTGTATAAAGACTTAGAGCCTGGGAAGAGCCAGAAGAAGCAGTCTTCTGGTAGGAAGGAGGATAGTTCAGAGGGTGAGAAGACTCAGGACAAAGTATCAGAGTCCAAGAAGACTTTGGATAAAGACTTAGAGTCTGGGAAGAGCCAGAAGAAGCACCCTTCTGGTCGGAAGGAGGATAGTTCAGAGGACGAAAAGATTCAGAACAAAGTATCAGAGTTCAGGAAGACTATGGATAATGAGTTAGAGTCTGGGAAGAGCCAGAAGAAACTGTCTTCTGATCGGAAGGAGGATAGTTCAGAGGGTGAGAAGACTCAGGACAAAGTATCAGAGTCCAAGAAGACTTTGGATAAAGACTTAGAGTCTGGGAAGAGCCAGAAGAAGCAGTCTTCTGGTAGGAATGAGGATAGTTCAGAGGGTGAGAAGACTCAGGACAAAGTATCAGAGTCCAAAAAGACTTTGGATAAAGAGTTAGAGTCTGGGAAGAGCCAGAAAAAGCAGTCTTCTCGTCAGAAGGAGGATAGTACAGAGGGCGAGAAGATTCAGGACAAAGTACCAGAGTCCAAGAAGACTTTGAATAAAGACTTAGAGTCTGGGAAGAGCCAGAAGAAGCAGTCTTCTGGTAGAAAGGAGGATAGTTCAGAGGGTGAGAAGACTCAGGACAAAGTATCAGAGTCCAAAAAGACTTTGGATAAAGAGTTAGAGTCTGGGAAGAGCCAGAAAAAGCAGTCTTCTGGTCGGAAGGAGGATAGTTCAGAGGACGAAAAGATTCAGAACAAAGTATCAGAGTTCAGGAAGACTATGGATAATGAGTTAGAGTCTGGGAAGAGCCAGAAGAAGCACCCTTCTGGTAGGAAGGAGGATAGTTCAGAGGGTGAGAAGACTCAGGACAAAGTATCAGAGTCCAAGAAGACTTTGGATAAAGACTTAGAGTCTGGGAAGAGCCAGAAGAAGCACCCTTCTGGTCGGAAGGAGGATAGTTCAGAGGACGAAAAGATTCAGAACAAAGTATTAGAGTTCAGGAAGACTATGGATAATGAGTTAGAGTCTGGGAAGAGCCAGAAGAAACTGTCTTCTGATCGGAAGGAGGATAGTTCAGAGGGTGAGAAGACTCAGGACAAAGTATCAGAGTCCAAGAAGACTTTGGATAAAGACTTAGAGTCTGGGAAGAGCCAGAAGAAGCAGTCTTCTGGTAGGAATGAGGATAGTTCAGAGGGTGAGAAGACTCAGGACAAAGTATCAGAGTCCAAAAAGACTTTGGATAAAGAGTTAGAGTCTGGGAAGAGCCAGAAAAAGCAGTCTTCTGGTCAGAAGGAGGATAGTACAGAGGGCGAGAAGATTCAGGACAAAGTACCAGAGTCCAAGAAGACTTTGAATAAAGACTTAGAGTCTGGGAAGAGCCAGAAGAAGCAGTCTTCTGGTAGAAAGGAGGATAGTTCAGAGGGTGAGAAGACTCAGGACAAAGTATCAGAGTCCAAAAAGACTTTGGATAAAGAGTTAGAGTCTGGGAAGAACCAGAAAAAGCAGTCTTCTGGTCAGAAGGAGGATAGTACAGAGGGCGAGAAGATTCAGGACAAAGTACCAGAGTCCAAGAAGACTTTGAATAAAGACTTAGAGTCTGGGAAGAGCCAGAAGAAGCAGTCTTCTGGTAGAAAGGAGGATAGTTCAGAGGGTGAGAAGACTCAGGACAAAGTATCAGAATCCAAAAAGACTTTGGATAAAGAGTTAGAGTCTGGGAAGAGCCAGAAAAAGCAGTCTTCTGGTCAGAAGGAGGATAGTACAGAGGGCGAGAAGATTCAGGACAAAGTATCAGAGTCCAAGAAGACTTTGAATAAAGACTTAGAGTCTGAGAAGAGCCACAAGAAGCAGTCTTCTGGTCAGAAGGAGGATAGTTtaaagggtgagaagagtcaggaCAAAGTATCAGACGACAGGAAGACTTTGGATAAAGACTTAGAGTCTGGGAAGAGCCAGATGAAGCTTTCTTCTGGTCGGAAGGAGGATAGTTCAGAGGGCGAGAAGACTCAGGACAAAGTATCAGAGTCCACGAAGAGTATGGTGACTGAGTCAGAGGGCGAGAAGTCTCAGAAGAGGAAGAGAGACAATGTTTCCTCAAAAGACATCGAACATCCTGAAGGTATAGACTCCTGGAAGCACAACCAAAGTCTAGAATGTGGCCCGTGTGAGAAGAGAAACGCACCTCTTGAGGACGACTCTGTGCCTGCAAAGGTCCGAAAGGGAGAGCAGAGGAGTCGAACATTGGGCGAGAGTCCAGAAAAACGTGTTCAGAACCCTTCCGAAGCACAGTCAGATCAG AAAACTGCTGATGGACCCTCAGGTGCCCCCACTGCACCCCTCCTGCCTGTTG GAACTGAGTTTGTGCGTCCGGTTGTCGGCTACTTCTGCAACTTGTGTCAGCTCATCTACGCCGAGGAAGACGAGGCCAAAGTGCAACACTGCAGCAGCCGCCAGCACCACGACAAGTATCAG GAGAAGATGAAAATTGTGAGCTGA
- the LOC133617116 gene encoding uncharacterized protein isoform X2 gives MEMGSADQAQELVNFHNQSPPKKNSKQMEFSISHSFNFVKSSRVLHFTPSLERDKDRSNLLSVVKRFGQPTYTLFLPTDAFIEMNSLRDAQKVVENYSSNILRINDNILKVSFSAEYSSLLKISSAQQYREESTKRTKSRHDDSPSKKRKREEARSKSRESEASSMSRERKARSKSQERKARSKSRERKARSKSRERKARSKSVERKAEFQERKRKEEEPDTESSSASTAALLKPSEDVCDDKVQHALEEERFSGEDSDIEGMEVIGEDGEPLDEDDLETLEEAEEEMDTDEIDTEDCSSKIEGEKEEAKADDGKLDEEQHSNGKEKTNNERVADFPVDLDDCITLDEVGEVQSSDKGEEDENVQKSRVVSILHLPNNYYKAKDFIDLFKRHGKPGRRFILQGQHRAFMEMSSHAEALRAVRKLKVFFKRQCHVFVSKKYPRLDCGTEIDDELQHLIGSSRPRNQHRDKDESKRGRKESPTLSQEKKKSSQKTPEREASNKKAQEKQSASKKTSEIESKSAKSQEIESKSRKTLASESKSGKCQKKQSSGRKEDSLEGDKTQDKVPESKKTLDKDLEPGKSQKKQSSGRKGDSSEGEKTQDKVSESKKTLYKDLEPGKSQKKQSSGRKEDSSEGEKTQDKVSESKKTLDKDLESGKSQKKHPSGRKEDSSEDEKIQNKVSEFRKTMDNELESGKSQKKLSSDRKEDSSEGEKTQDKVSESKKTLDKDLESGKSQKKQSSGRNEDSSEGEKTQDKVSESKKTLDKELESGKSQKKQSSRQKEDSTEGEKIQDKVPESKKTLNKDLESGKSQKKQSSGRKEDSSEGEKTQDKVSESKKTLDKELESGKSQKKQSSGRKEDSSEDEKIQNKVSEFRKTMDNELESGKSQKKHPSGRKEDSSEGEKTQDKVSESKKTLDKDLESGKSQKKHPSGRKEDSSEDEKIQNKVLEFRKTMDNELESGKSQKKLSSDRKEDSSEGEKTQDKVSESKKTLDKDLESGKSQKKQSSGRNEDSSEGEKTQDKVSESKKTLDKELESGKSQKKQSSGQKEDSTEGEKIQDKVPESKKTLNKDLESGKSQKKQSSGRKEDSSEGEKTQDKVSESKKTLDKELESGKNQKKQSSGQKEDSTEGEKIQDKVPESKKTLNKDLESGKSQKKQSSGRKEDSSEGEKTQDKVSESKKTLDKELESGKSQKKQSSGQKEDSTEGEKIQDKVSESKKTLNKDLESEKSHKKQSSGQKEDSLKGEKSQDKVSDDRKTLDKDLESGKSQMKLSSGRKEDSSEGEKTQDKVSESTKSMVTESEGEKSQKRKRDNVSSKDIEHPEGIDSWKHNQSLECGPCEKRNAPLEDDSVPAKVRKGEQRSRTLGESPEKRVQNPSEAQSDQKTADGPSGAPTAPLLPVGTEFVRPVVGYFCNLCQLIYAEEDEAKVQHCSSRQHHDKYQEKMKIVS, from the exons AGGATCAATGACAACATCCTAAAAGTTTCTTTCTCTGCAGAATACTCAAGTCTCTT GAAAATTTCTTCTGCTCAGCAGTACAGAGAAGAATCAACCAAGAGAACAAAGAGCAGACATGATGACAGCCCATCCAAGAAAAGGAAGAGAGAAGAGGCCAGGTCCAAGTCTCGAGAGAGTGAGGCCAGTTCCATGTCCCGGGAGAGGAAGGCCAGGTCCAAGTCCCAGGAGAGGAAGGCCAGGTCCAAGTCCCGGGAGAGGAAGGCCAGGTCCAAGTCTCGGGAGAGGAAAGCCAGGTCTAAGTCAGTGGAAAGAAAGGCCGAGTTTCAAGAGaggaagagaaaagaagaggagcctGACACTG AGTCCAGTTCTGCTTCTACTGCAGCTCTGCTAAAACCCTCAGAAGATGTATGTGATGACAAAGTCCAGCACGCCTTGGAAGAAGA GAGATTTTCTGGAGAGGACAGCGACATTGAGGGGATGGAGGTCATTGGTGAGGATGGAGAACCCTTGGATGAGGATGATCTGGAAACTTTGGAGGAAGCTGAAGAAGAAATGGACACAGACGAAATTGATACTGAAGACTGCTCGTCAAAAATTGAAG GTGAAAAAGAGGAAGCGAAGGCTGATGATGGGAAGCTCGACGAAGAGCAACATTCTAACGGCAAAGAAAAGACCAACAACGAG CGGGTAGCAGACTTCCCAGTGGACTTGGACGACTGCATCACTCTGGATGAAGTAGGAGAGGTGCAGAGCAGCGACAAAG GAGAAGAAGATGAGAACGTGCAG AAGTCTCGAGTGGTCTCCATACTGCATCTGCCGAATAACTATTACAAAGCCAAAGACTTCATCGATCTTTTTAAAAGACACGGGAAGCCGGGGCGCCGCTTCATTTTGCAAGGTCAACACAGG GCCTTCATGGAGATGTCGAGCCACGCAGAGGCTTTGAGAGCCGTCCGTAAACTAAAGGTTTTCTTCAAGAGGCAATGTCATGTATTTGTCTCCAAAAAATATCCACGCCTGGACTGCGG GACGGAGATTGATGACGAGCTCCAGCACTTGATTGGCAGTAGCAGGCCGCGCAACCAGCACAGAGACAAAGATGAGTCGAAACGTGGAAGAAAGGAGTCGCCCACATTGTCTCAGGAGAAAAAAAAGAGCTCTCAAAAGACTCCAGAAAGGGAAGCTTCAAACAAAAAGGCACAAGAGAAACAATCAGCATCTAAAAAGACTTCAGAGATTGAATCGAAGTCTGCCAAGAGTCAGGAGATTGAGTCAAAATCCAGAAAAACTTTGGCAAGTGAGTCAAAGTCTGGGAAGTGCCAGAAGAAGCAGTCTTCCGGTAGGAAGGAGGATAGTTTAGAGGGTGACAAGACTCAGGACAAAGTACCAGAGTCCAAAAAGACTTTGGATAAAGACTTGGAGCCTGGGAAGAGCCAGAAGAAGCAGTCTTCTGGTAGGAAGGGGGATAGTTCAGAGGGTGAGAAGACTCAGGACAAAGTATCAGAGTCCAAAAAGACTTTGTATAAAGACTTAGAGCCTGGGAAGAGCCAGAAGAAGCAGTCTTCTGGTAGGAAGGAGGATAGTTCAGAGGGTGAGAAGACTCAGGACAAAGTATCAGAGTCCAAGAAGACTTTGGATAAAGACTTAGAGTCTGGGAAGAGCCAGAAGAAGCACCCTTCTGGTCGGAAGGAGGATAGTTCAGAGGACGAAAAGATTCAGAACAAAGTATCAGAGTTCAGGAAGACTATGGATAATGAGTTAGAGTCTGGGAAGAGCCAGAAGAAACTGTCTTCTGATCGGAAGGAGGATAGTTCAGAGGGTGAGAAGACTCAGGACAAAGTATCAGAGTCCAAGAAGACTTTGGATAAAGACTTAGAGTCTGGGAAGAGCCAGAAGAAGCAGTCTTCTGGTAGGAATGAGGATAGTTCAGAGGGTGAGAAGACTCAGGACAAAGTATCAGAGTCCAAAAAGACTTTGGATAAAGAGTTAGAGTCTGGGAAGAGCCAGAAAAAGCAGTCTTCTCGTCAGAAGGAGGATAGTACAGAGGGCGAGAAGATTCAGGACAAAGTACCAGAGTCCAAGAAGACTTTGAATAAAGACTTAGAGTCTGGGAAGAGCCAGAAGAAGCAGTCTTCTGGTAGAAAGGAGGATAGTTCAGAGGGTGAGAAGACTCAGGACAAAGTATCAGAGTCCAAAAAGACTTTGGATAAAGAGTTAGAGTCTGGGAAGAGCCAGAAAAAGCAGTCTTCTGGTCGGAAGGAGGATAGTTCAGAGGACGAAAAGATTCAGAACAAAGTATCAGAGTTCAGGAAGACTATGGATAATGAGTTAGAGTCTGGGAAGAGCCAGAAGAAGCACCCTTCTGGTAGGAAGGAGGATAGTTCAGAGGGTGAGAAGACTCAGGACAAAGTATCAGAGTCCAAGAAGACTTTGGATAAAGACTTAGAGTCTGGGAAGAGCCAGAAGAAGCACCCTTCTGGTCGGAAGGAGGATAGTTCAGAGGACGAAAAGATTCAGAACAAAGTATTAGAGTTCAGGAAGACTATGGATAATGAGTTAGAGTCTGGGAAGAGCCAGAAGAAACTGTCTTCTGATCGGAAGGAGGATAGTTCAGAGGGTGAGAAGACTCAGGACAAAGTATCAGAGTCCAAGAAGACTTTGGATAAAGACTTAGAGTCTGGGAAGAGCCAGAAGAAGCAGTCTTCTGGTAGGAATGAGGATAGTTCAGAGGGTGAGAAGACTCAGGACAAAGTATCAGAGTCCAAAAAGACTTTGGATAAAGAGTTAGAGTCTGGGAAGAGCCAGAAAAAGCAGTCTTCTGGTCAGAAGGAGGATAGTACAGAGGGCGAGAAGATTCAGGACAAAGTACCAGAGTCCAAGAAGACTTTGAATAAAGACTTAGAGTCTGGGAAGAGCCAGAAGAAGCAGTCTTCTGGTAGAAAGGAGGATAGTTCAGAGGGTGAGAAGACTCAGGACAAAGTATCAGAGTCCAAAAAGACTTTGGATAAAGAGTTAGAGTCTGGGAAGAACCAGAAAAAGCAGTCTTCTGGTCAGAAGGAGGATAGTACAGAGGGCGAGAAGATTCAGGACAAAGTACCAGAGTCCAAGAAGACTTTGAATAAAGACTTAGAGTCTGGGAAGAGCCAGAAGAAGCAGTCTTCTGGTAGAAAGGAGGATAGTTCAGAGGGTGAGAAGACTCAGGACAAAGTATCAGAATCCAAAAAGACTTTGGATAAAGAGTTAGAGTCTGGGAAGAGCCAGAAAAAGCAGTCTTCTGGTCAGAAGGAGGATAGTACAGAGGGCGAGAAGATTCAGGACAAAGTATCAGAGTCCAAGAAGACTTTGAATAAAGACTTAGAGTCTGAGAAGAGCCACAAGAAGCAGTCTTCTGGTCAGAAGGAGGATAGTTtaaagggtgagaagagtcaggaCAAAGTATCAGACGACAGGAAGACTTTGGATAAAGACTTAGAGTCTGGGAAGAGCCAGATGAAGCTTTCTTCTGGTCGGAAGGAGGATAGTTCAGAGGGCGAGAAGACTCAGGACAAAGTATCAGAGTCCACGAAGAGTATGGTGACTGAGTCAGAGGGCGAGAAGTCTCAGAAGAGGAAGAGAGACAATGTTTCCTCAAAAGACATCGAACATCCTGAAGGTATAGACTCCTGGAAGCACAACCAAAGTCTAGAATGTGGCCCGTGTGAGAAGAGAAACGCACCTCTTGAGGACGACTCTGTGCCTGCAAAGGTCCGAAAGGGAGAGCAGAGGAGTCGAACATTGGGCGAGAGTCCAGAAAAACGTGTTCAGAACCCTTCCGAAGCACAGTCAGATCAG AAAACTGCTGATGGACCCTCAGGTGCCCCCACTGCACCCCTCCTGCCTGTTG GAACTGAGTTTGTGCGTCCGGTTGTCGGCTACTTCTGCAACTTGTGTCAGCTCATCTACGCCGAGGAAGACGAGGCCAAAGTGCAACACTGCAGCAGCCGCCAGCACCACGACAAGTATCAG GAGAAGATGAAAATTGTGAGCTGA